A genome region from Brevinematales bacterium includes the following:
- a CDS encoding SDR family NAD(P)-dependent oxidoreductase translates to MEKKVVLITGATSGIGRETAKFLSKKGFIVYGVGRDLSKSQDLREIGVIIDYMDLEDENSMKRVVDRIVNEQKRIDVLVNNAGYGVAGAIEDIPIEEARRQFEVNLFSQIRLIQFVLPVMRQNGGGKIINITSVASLIPSPILSWYSASKSAFAFMSLALRNEVKQFGVDVVELAPGGINTNWPNIAMGYLERFSEVSVYSGISRKMFKFLENSMKVSPIPEIVAKKIYKIINKRKTKPRYFVPSYGYILDFVLRLTPRGSIDKFYDSILK, encoded by the coding sequence ATGGAAAAGAAAGTTGTTTTAATTACAGGTGCTACTTCTGGTATAGGTAGAGAAACTGCTAAGTTTCTGTCTAAAAAAGGATTTATTGTCTATGGTGTTGGTAGAGATTTATCAAAATCTCAAGACTTAAGAGAAATTGGTGTTATAATTGATTATATGGATTTAGAAGATGAGAATAGTATGAAGAGAGTTGTGGATAGAATAGTTAATGAGCAGAAGAGAATAGATGTTCTTGTTAATAATGCTGGTTATGGTGTTGCTGGTGCGATTGAGGACATACCTATTGAGGAAGCCAGAAGACAGTTTGAAGTCAATCTTTTTTCACAAATTAGATTAATTCAGTTTGTGTTACCTGTTATGAGACAAAACGGTGGAGGGAAAATAATAAACATAACATCTGTTGCTTCACTGATACCTTCTCCTATACTTAGTTGGTATTCTGCTTCTAAATCTGCTTTTGCTTTTATGTCTTTGGCTTTGAGAAATGAGGTCAAACAATTTGGTGTTGATGTTGTAGAGTTAGCACCTGGTGGTATTAATACGAATTGGCCTAATATTGCTATGGGTTATTTGGAAAGATTTTCAGAAGTGTCTGTATACTCTGGAATATCGAGAAAAATGTTTAAGTTTTTAGAGAATAGTATGAAGGTATCTCCTATTCCAGAGATAGTAGCTAAAAAGATATATAAAATAATAAATAAAAGAAAAACTAAGCCGAGGTATTTTGTACCTTCCTATGGTTATATCTTGGATTTTGTTTTGAGGCTAACTCCTAGAGGATCAATTGATAAGTTTTATGATTCAATTCTCAAATAG
- the rpmH gene encoding 50S ribosomal protein L34, with translation MSSKTKRTYQPSNLKRYRTHGFLARISTKGGLKVLKRRRQKGRWKLTVSDEKYKK, from the coding sequence ATGTCTTCTAAGACTAAAAGAACATATCAGCCTAGTAATCTTAAAAGATATAGAACCCATGGTTTCTTAGCTAGAATTTCAACTAAAGGTGGTCTTAAAGTACTTAAAAGAAGAAGACAAAAGGGTAGATGGAAGCTTACGGTTTCAGACGAAAAGTATAAGAAATAA
- a CDS encoding YebC/PmpR family DNA-binding transcriptional regulator encodes MSGHSKWANIKHRKGAQDAKRGQLFSKLAREITVAAKMGGGNPENNVRLRVAIERAREANMPADNIERAIKRGTGELEGVSYEEVVYEGYGPGGVAILVNVLTDNKNRTAAEMRKIFSKFGGSLGSTGSVAWIFEKKGYISVDANKYSEDQILEIAIENGAEDVKKEGDVVSIYTPVEEFSNVLNALRNKNIEIKVSEISMIPKSTATVDDDTAIKVLRLLEELENSDDVQSVSSNLDASDSAFEKFSKEAA; translated from the coding sequence ATGTCAGGGCATTCGAAATGGGCTAATATAAAACACAGAAAAGGAGCTCAAGATGCGAAGAGAGGACAGTTATTTTCGAAGCTTGCTAGAGAGATAACAGTTGCTGCAAAAATGGGTGGAGGCAATCCTGAGAATAATGTTAGACTAAGGGTTGCTATTGAAAGAGCAAGAGAAGCAAACATGCCTGCAGATAACATAGAGAGAGCTATAAAAAGAGGTACAGGAGAGCTTGAAGGAGTTTCTTATGAAGAGGTTGTTTATGAAGGATATGGCCCTGGTGGTGTTGCTATATTAGTAAATGTACTTACAGATAACAAAAATAGAACTGCCGCAGAAATGAGAAAAATATTCTCAAAGTTTGGTGGTAGTCTGGGATCAACAGGAAGTGTTGCTTGGATTTTCGAAAAAAAGGGTTACATATCAGTTGATGCTAATAAGTATTCAGAAGATCAAATTCTTGAAATAGCAATAGAAAATGGTGCTGAAGATGTAAAGAAGGAAGGTGATGTAGTTAGTATATATACCCCCGTTGAAGAGTTTTCAAATGTTTTGAATGCCTTAAGGAATAAAAACATAGAAATAAAAGTTTCAGAAATTTCCATGATACCTAAATCAACTGCTACTGTTGATGATGATACTGCTATAAAAGTACTTAGATTGTTAGAAGAACTCGAGAATAGCGATGATGTCCAAAGTGTTTCATCAAATCTAGATGCAAGTGATTCCGCGTTTGAAAAATTTTCAAAAGAAGCAGCATAG